A section of the Callithrix jacchus isolate 240 chromosome 14, calJac240_pri, whole genome shotgun sequence genome encodes:
- the LOC118147454 gene encoding uncharacterized protein LOC118147454 — protein sequence MQQPSTSGWASRWHGTGSSPQPQLGDYTPWRAATVPQSNGSTCQMHGDRGSELPPPKLYGCFQKTLKCEDIWSTYRNKRQKGWLKRLAQTTRLEGQPVLEFPSGPVAAVSQESTLGLDLASLTTSEADSKATLEFFKTFPDVIQAQRYILMKGWRPAWSESSCGTSDMAALPLATKLSSPGRSRPPASLRRGPEIPGSSSLARAPWRPWPLHGPTLAPSSVPAAGQQAKSCLHTRGSRVPGPRRRAPCPDPRLRPWRASPPLRRPPMAGGGDGKAGRKVPGQEERGSSRSGVPRPRRGREHRWGAEWTRSPNPCPGAPRPESPAKLPTPPNGPKFAAPAPLPPCRAYLAVGRPRSRRAAARVPGRRPRCARPSAALCLRRSLLPPPGGRCRPGRTPPARAPRASQPPSPPLRRPPARPRGSGLTIPAAAAAAAAAAATLPRRSAPASSALFLLLPCSSPAAP from the exons ATGCAGCAGCCCTCCACGAGTGGGTGGGCCAGCAGATGGCATGGTACAGGAAGCAGCCCCCAACCACAGCTGGGTGACTACACACCCTGGAGAGCGGCCACCGTGCCCCAGTCAAACGGGTCCACCTGTCAAATGCATGGTGATAGGGGTTCTGAGCTCCCTCCCCCAAAACTGTATGGCTGCTTCCAGAAGACGTTGAAATGTGAAGATATATGGAGTACTTAcagaaacaaaaggcaaaag GGCTGGCTCAAGAGGCTGGCTCAGACAACTCGCTTGGAAGGGCAGCCAGTGTTAGAGTTCCCATCAGGACCTGTAGCAGCAGTCTCCCAAGAATCCACACTTGGACTTGACCTGGCCTCTCTCACAACCTCAGAAGCAGATTCCAAAGCCACCTTGGAATTCTTCAAGACCTTCCCAGATGTCATACAAGCACAAAG aTACATCTTAATGAAGGGATGGCGGCCAGCTTGGTCAGAGTCTAGCTGTGGAACCTCAGACATGGCAGCCCTTCCCTTAGCCACGAAG TTAAGTTCTCCCGGCCGATCTCGGCCTCCCGCGTCCCTGCGCCGGGGCCCTGAGATCCCCGGCTCTTCTTCCCTAGCACGCGCGCCCTGGCGACCCTGGCCACTGCACGGTCCTACGCTAGCCCCAAGCTCCGTGCCAGCCGCCGGCCAGCAGGCCAAGAGCTGCCTGCACACCCGGGGGTCTCGAGTCCCCGGGCCCCGCCGCCGGGCCCCTTGCCCTGATCCCCGCCTGCGCCCTTGGCGGGCGTCCCCGCCCCTGCGCCGGCCCCCGATGGCGGGGGGTGGGGacgggaaggcaggcaggaaggtgCCGGGCCAGGAGGAGCGGGGCAGCTCGCGGTCGGGGGTGCCCAGGCCGCGGCGGGGCCGAGAGCACCGGTGGGGCGCGGAGTGGACCCGCTCTCCCAACCCCTGCCCGGGCGCGCCCCGGCCCGAGAGCCCCGCTAAGCTCCCAACTCCGCCCAACGGCCCCAAGTTTGCGGCCCCCGCCCCGCTCCCGCCGTGCCGCGCTTACCTCGCCGTGGGCCGCCCGCGGAGCCGGAGGGCAGCGGCGCGGGTCCCGGGGCGGCGGCCGCGCTGCGCCCGCCCAAGCGCCGCTCTTTGTCTGCGCCGCTCCCTCCTCCCGCCGCCGGGCGGACGCTGCCGGCCCGGGCGGACCCCGCCGGCCCGGGCGCCGCGAGCCTCCCAGCCGCCGAGCCCTCCCCTCCGCCGGCCGCCCGCTCGGCCGCGCGGCTCTGGCCTGACGatcccggcggcggcggcggcggcggcagcggcggcggcgacCCTCCCCCGGCGCTCAGCGCCCGCCTCCTCCgcgctcttcctcctcctcccgtGCTCCTCCCCGGCCGCGCCGTGA